The Vanacampus margaritifer isolate UIUO_Vmar chromosome 15, RoL_Vmar_1.0, whole genome shotgun sequence genome contains the following window.
GTTTTGAAACaattgtgtgtactgtataataTGTATTTCCCAGGCTGAGATCTTTACCAGGGTTCTTCAGAGTGAGGAATACGAGGAGAATGAGGACAAGACTGTCATGGCCCTTGGCATTCTGAGCACCATCGACACCATTCTCACCGTCATGGAGGACCACAAGGAGGTACTCATGTGTAGTAGTCACACACCTTTCGTAGACAGGGTTTGCCGCGGGACATTAAAAGTCACTCAATGGATTTTGGTAAAAGCATGTCTCAAGGCACTAAAAGTTTAAATGCAGTTGatattcatgctttattttacatgcaACATTGTACAAATAAGTCATTACAAtgcaatttagcaataataaatgtgattaaaaaaatatgtttatttgtgtGGACTGACTGGTtactagttgtaatttacaatgaacaaagtGAAAGAGTCCATGAGTTGCTTCAGGTTCTTAATagcaattgctctgaatttggaAAGAAAAACGTACTGgtcctgtcaccaatgtccaacatgaaacactaatcccaCCTAGTGacagaaaattacctcaacacaccTGAATGTGGGATAGGTCAATCTGAGCATTTTTCGATAAATTGATGCCCTTATAGTACGGTACACACTTCAGaaggagcaaaataaaatactgtatggaatattatattgtatatgattgttttgtcttctttttatctTCTATCCTTCTCAGATCACTCAACAGCTGGAAGGTATCTGTTTGCAGGTGATTGGCCTGGTCTTGCAGAAACCTATCATAGGTatggcaggtgtgtgtgtgcaggggcTTTATCGTGTTTGGCAAACTCACACTTATTTTTACTGCTACTTATTTTCCGTGGTGCTCGTCAAAtatgtggagaataaaaaaagtcacattgacTGATCTCATTGACAGAATTCTATGAGGAGATTCTGTCTCTGGCATTCGGACTCACATGCCAGACCATCTCGCCGCAGATGTGGCAGCTGCTGAGCGTCCTGTATGACGTCTTTCAGCATGACTGCTTTGACTACTTCACTGGTTGGTCTCACCTGGCTTGACCCTTGTGTTCACAAGTTTACATACCATGGGCACTAGTGTCATCTTATTAACATTATTTGATGACACAACAATAATCCTCggtgattttaaaacaaatgatgTGTTTGTGGTACAGATATGATGCCACTTTTGCACAACTACGTCACGGTGGATACAGATGTCTTCCTATCCAACCCCAAGAATTTGGAGATCATCTACAACATGTGCAAAAAGGTAATCTGAACTaaatcaaaatattttgctgtttagGTTTACTTAACTTgggaaaagtacaattacttgtgtaaaaaacaactttggtaaaagtactcactcaaataattactcaagtaaaatagTATCGTTTGAcaagtagaagtaaaaagtatttttaccggatgtttcttcctacgtcaatttgaaagatattagctaATGGAGCAAAAAATGGGTTGATTTTCTGGCTTGCCCTGCGTCGAGTCGACACTGTTGAGTATCACTCGCTCATGTTGCTGGTCCGCTCCTCGCTGACCTGATTGAACCTTCTTTCGTATTGTTGACTGGCACTCTGCGGCGTTCTTATCAATTTCAAATTATTCTCTGTAGTGGCGGCGCGCATTGCCCTCATATTAACTTGTTGTTCTAATCTAGCAAATTGGACGTCATGTGATAGCGTGTCGTAGAAccaatcacaagctgggatGTGGGGGACTTCATATGATTGGTGGAGACAGGAGACATTGAcggctgctttttcttccaggtcaaCATTTGAATcgttttcatacatttaaaaacataaataacgactttgttttataaatgtatcaagtaaaaaatacagataaaatgtaaagtaaaaagTACCATTAAAAGGCACAGTCTCAGTtacgggtgctatttctgtatttaacacacacataaggcgcaccgcactATTTGGCGCAGACTCGGTTAAACATACGCCAGCATGTTTTCACGctaaaacatacgctagcatgcatgcatacatgctaacgtatgtttttaaaaaggtaccagaacagaaaaaaaagcatttaagtatttaacaatgtaaacagtgagttcagttCAGCCAGGTTCCCTCTCAtcattgtcagagtcagtccCGTTACTGTGCGGCTCCTCAGAAATGATGCCGGCTTTTGCGattgtggcgtaactcgctCTCGCAGTTCCATAAAGTGAAAGCAGTGAGCACCATGACGTCCTCCTGTATCTTATATACATGAAACccggccctggttgaggactggcaggcatgagaaacCAAACGACTcacgtcatctttcagttgagaCTTTAGgtttctcatgcctgccagtcttcaaccaggGCTGGATTTCCTGTATAAGCAATACGTCAGCAGAAATGTTCCCACGCAGacagtcaagcggagcgcttCTCGAAGTCGCAtaacaacatttacagattttggaactcaAACAAAAGGCGCGCCTCACTATTAGGCGGGGGGAAATGTAATATTAtaagtgtgccttatagtcACGAAAATACagtaatctaaaaaataaatactcaggaaagtacaaagtgctaaaaaaaaaactactcaagtagagtaacaaagtatttgtattttgttacttcccatctctggtgAGTTTTGATCATTCATCTGTGCTAGGTGCTGACCTCAGATTCAGGCGAAGAAGCCGAGTGTCAGGCTGCCAAACTGTTGGAGGTGATCATACTGCAGTGCAAAGGCAGAGGGATTGACCAGGTCACAAAGCGTTCTGACTTCACATCCCGACTCCGGGTCTGGCTTGCCGTTCATCAAGGAAGTAAAAAGTGTGTGCTCTGTCTGCTAACTGCAGTGCATCCCTCTGTTTGTGGAAGCGGCGCTGGAGCGTTTGACACGTGGTGTCAAGTCCAACAAGCTGAGGATCATGTGCCTGGAAGTGGCCATCGCTGCTCTTTACTACAGCCCAGCCATTCTCATGCACACTTTGGACAACGCACGCTTCTCCCAAAAGCCGCAGACCATTACCGCCCATTTCATCAACCAGTGGATGAACGACACGGAATTCTTCCTTGGGTCAGAAACACCAATTGTCCTTTTACATACAGTGgacatcagtcaaaatgtcagggccgatttatttatttatttattatttttttaatttttttgccagtccagccctgacgAGTACTCATACTGATACCAAccttcaatataaaaaaaatatccccaAAAAACACTGACTAATCATTTTAAAGACAAGCCAAGTATACcccaatattgcatttttcccccttaaaattgcataaaatgaatggaaaattctattcttttaatttctagttcctgattgtaaaacggccagaAGTCGTAACGTCACAAGTACCGatacttgaaataaggccaggtatcggcccaataccgatacctggtatctatacttgcccatccctactttTCTAATATTACAACTATGTTGACCGTTTGCATCTTTGATTCACTTGACTGGTAGGATCCACGACCGTAAGATGTGCATCATCGGCCTGACTGTATTGATGGAGCTTCCGAGCCGTCCGGCGGCGCTGGAGGGCGTCGCCGCCCAAATCCTTCCTTCCGTTCTGCTCCTCTTCTTGGGCCTCAAGCACCTTTCTGCTTCTCATCATGTCAACAAACCTGACCTGCTGGCCAACACAAGGGCTTTGGATGAAGATCAAAATGGTGAGGCAGTGTGTGTGAGAAAGTGTGCCTTTGTGCTGAATGATATGGACAATTTCCGTGATATTCATGCTGATGTCGATCAGTCAAATGGTCATACTACAGAAAGATATGGAAAGTGCGCTTTTATTGATAGAGCTTACTGTCATCAgcatcaacaaaaaaatgagtAGAAATCAAACATTTTCCTGCAGCtctactttaactcattcactggcagccattttctctgaagcaacccccttcgctcccggctggtttactgtattttgactgattttgcaaggtccacagaatattgtgttctattgttataaaagcatgcaatctaccaaaagaaagattagattatcttctttcatctgtttccgttttgcagcagctagcattagaatatagctaagtttcatcattattacaAACCTGTTAAGATTTAtgagtaattgagtttttttttcaacatgggcCTGGTTCAcctcctttgctctgctgccacctcctggccgtttctgtaataactactacttctgttttttgcagttgagaggctgcgtcaaagccttctgcatgctctagcattaaaaaaaaaaccacacacctaaaacgtataaatacgtctttgggacacttaagacatttaaaatagaacatatttatatgtttttgggaccaacccaggaaaacattttaaaaaatttaattaaaaaaacactgattCAATATAAGTTTTTCACGAAAAAAAACAGGGTTACTGTgggaaaaaactgaaaaataaatccACCAATATGCGGATTTGCGGGTGCAGAACGGCGAAAATGCATCCGCTatagcataggtgtcaaactccggtcctcgtgggtcgcagtcctgcaggttttggaggtttccctcttccaacacaagctgattccaatcaacaggatcgttatcaggcttatgcagagcttgctgatgacctgatcatatatcaactgtgttggagaagggaaacatccaggaccggagtttgacacctttgCGCTATAGTTTTAAGtcacaatatcaccattcatagatggcagacatgtccTAGTTGTGCTTACAACCGGTTCTTAATCTTACataccaaaattttgacgtggttCTCAATTGAACACCAGAAGTTGTTGTTTGGTGCTACCCAGTCAGTCTTTAGGACGTGAAACTAAAACATCACCTATgcactgcttttattttgatgtacATGCATTTTGGCGCACAAAAGAAACAACTCCTTGTAAGTGTTGCCAACTTCAACATATTGTCACTATATTCAGTGACTTCACAAATCCTTtgatcaagttttttttcttttttttaatgaatagcGACAACACCAACTGTGGTCCTCATGTTTACAACAATCTTATTTCCTGCACAATGGAGGGAAGAGAGGATTTTGCCCTGGGAATGATTTGAGCGTGTCagcatacttaaaaaaaaaagttttttaaatgtggacactggagacatttttttatatgaatgttGATTAAATAGTGATTTATTGTTAATATGTGGCGATAGCTTGGTTATTTTGATGTGactgaaacaatttttttcgtCAGTCTTTAGTTTTAATGGGGCTAAACAAGTGACACTACAATTTaatgctttataaaaaaaataaaaaataaataaaaagacattCAATTCACAAATCAGTTAGTGCGTTGGTGGCCTTTAGCAAGAcaactttgaaaaataaatcgcCCACCTCTGATGTAATGTGACTCAAGCAACTCAAGCTGGCCACCATAACGCTTGTTCTTACTATGCGAGCGCCACAatgccaacttcaaaataaaaacgtcACAAGTAGTTCTGTACTTGTCTTTCCCAATCAAGCAATCATTTGTGGCCGTTAACTTGACTGCTCACGGTCACTGATGGCTGCGATATTCTTGGAACGTGTTGAGGCAATCGAATCTGACGCACGCATGATTATTCACAGTACGCACGTGCACCTCTGCTTGATGCCTAATAATTCTTTGGAAttggatttggaatgatatgtaGGACAAATAGTCAAAATTTGAGTGAGTTAACTTTTTTCCCTGCCAagaacgttaaataacgttaacGGAATTCCCAACGCGGACAACCAATGACGTTcattgacgtcaactacgttttttatttttcttcaatggGCAGCACGTCTTGGCAGCTCTGGTTTCATGAATgagctgaagaagaaaaaacatccactaattatggccagcagatggccgCATTGTGTCTCTTTTTTGAATGTGCTCCTGTGGTTCCAAAGTAATAAAAAGATCGTGGATCTTAGGAAATACAATGTTTTCAAGGATGTCGTGAATGATTAAAGTGTTTGTcatattaaatctaattcacagagtgtCACTAAACAATGTTAATGTCAAAGTCACAGTTGTGCTGAAAATTTATCTttttacaaaaagcttgttttacAGCTTggtgtcactcaaatgaccttttttcaattggtgattactaaagaacggaataaggtagaatcatacttttttttctaatgagaaAATGGAATCCAATCATTCCAGCATGTTAACGTAGTCATAGCACACGATATTCtattttgccttgaaagatgagtgaaaatgctcgaaattgTCTGGAAAGGGTTTTCTTTTTGGATTATGTTTGgcagtaaaagggaaaaaaatgcaaatgatgtTCTTGATCTGCAGAGGAGATTCCCAGTGATGAGGATGAAGTGAATGAAAAGTGCAGTAtcatgcagcagcagcagcagcagcaatccAGCGTGCCGATGGGCCAAGGAGATGAGAGTAACGATGAAGAAGACGACTACTGGGACGATGATAGTTGCTTTGAAGGAACACCTCTGGAAGAGTACAGCACACCCCTCGACTATGACAATGGAGAAGATGAATATCACTTCTTTGCATCTTCCCTACTCAGTAAGTCTCTCCCCCTTCCTCTGCACATTTGTAAaaactgcttcttttttttttgctgatcaaTCGATAGATCACTCTATTTTGAATGAGTAGGTAAGGCTTGAAAATGTGTGTAACTTGTCAGGGATCCAGAATACAGATATGGCTTGGTACCAGCGTTTGACTGCACCCCTCAGCGATGACCAGAAATCCCAACTCCAGGAGATTTACAGCATCTCACAGCAGAGGAGGAGCACTGCCACCAAGGGCCAGTGGTAAGGAACAACATGACGAGTGACGGACAACAAACATGGATTGTGGATTTCCACTCGTGCCaagcattttcatttcccaACGTTCTTGTGTGCAAATCGATGGTACATTGATATCCAAGTTGgattcaaaatcaataaagcGCAGACTAGAGCAATCAGGTTTTATGtaatcattttcttttgttttaaccaagtgtattttttatttttgcattacatGCTGAACTTGAACCGCCGTTTCTTGCCCCCTTGTGGCCCGTCTAATACAAAGTAGACAGACTGATCCTTAACGGCAGGAGCGTAATGCTGCAAAAAACACATCCATATATAtcattttacaataatacaCGTGAggtgtgttttatttgttgtgtgttgataaactttttttgtcctttttcagAGTTCCACTGAAGTGCTGAGGATTCTAAAGAAGACGATCTGATCTGACTTGTTCAGGCAACTTAAGGTTAACATTCATTTGCTGTCATTTGGGACATTGTGCAATTTATGTAGTCCCCACAAATTACAATCCACCACGACAgactatatttatattttctcgACATTTCAAAAAGTCATAGTTATCATTCTTACTGTTAGTAAACTGCagtgtgtgcctgtgtgtggttctcaaaaaaaaatagcacaaacacaaatgtgtttgcatGTAATGTAATATAACCTCCTGTAACTGTCGCTGTAGCAAACAATTTCATCAGATGGAATTTGCGCGCTAAAGATTTTTGTCAGGTTGCTGGGTTTTCGAAAGTGTAAGATTGATGTTTACTTTTGACATACATCTGCAATCTGCCGATGATGTCTTAAAGGAGAAATGGATTTTCTTGTATTGTGTACTGAAAAATTTTACTGAAACAATTTTGCGAATCATAAAATCATGTAAAATCTcactgctttctttttttgttgctcaATTATTGATTGTTTACAGACTCACACCAAgcgcagaaagaaaaaaatcacaaattcatGTATTCTACATTATTTGCCTCGatttctacatttattcacTAATTCACACCATTCCAACGTCACCACACAAAGACCATATAGCACGAGACCCAAATGGAAAAACGGTTCATCTACTTGTATTTGTAAGTCAGTGGTGTTCTCTGTCCTGTCCTGGTACCAGACTCCTGCGGGTTTTGGATGAGGGAAACATCCAGAAGACGCAGGACTCCggcccgaggaccgagtttgcacTAGCCCCTCCCTCCGAGCAAACCATTTTAACACATACAcaggtttaaaacaaaaagtaactAAAGCATGTCAATAATATCCGTATCTTATATTAACCATAACAAAAATCATCTATTAGCAATCATTAACTTATTCACCCAAAAAGAACAACCTCATTACATAATAACGCAAACTACTTTACTGGTCCATGGTCATGTGACACCCTAAACGCGGCAAAAAGTGATATTTATGTTGGAATGAGGAAACACTTCGGTTTAGTCCAGTGTCATATGTCCGACGACACAGCGGACACCCACCATAGAAATAAGAGAGTCCAGGCGGCAGATAAACAGTTTGTGAAAGTGTAGAATTACGGAAGATTAGTGTTGGAATTCGGGGAAACAGTTTAGGCGGAGCTCTCTGTGGGAACAAGTGCAAAACACCCACTGATCTGTATCTCTGACGGGATAGAGTACGATAGCCTATACACGCACGTCGGgcaagccacagggcggccattttactcctcccatctctcgagcagactactgtataaaataGGGGTGTGAGgcgattaaaacttttaatcgtcatcaattgcatgactttaatagtcaactcacgattaatagcaaattgtatatctgttctaaatgtccaataaaatatattttttctaagagTGTATTCACTGCGATGTTTGGTACACTTACAAACCAGAGTTCGTTTCCCACGATGATCCGGACGTTTTGTGCAGatctgaatacacacaaacgaaTTCTGGTGCGGTCCGCTTCCAAACGTACTCAGTGCGGTTCGCTTCGCAGTCTGAATACGTACCACGGGTGATCCGCACCAACTGCAGGACATATgcggttttttttttggcttaaCAAGCCACCGTAGCCAAACCTCGCGGGTGAAGATTGTGTTCaattcattcataatcatcCATATTCTGTTTAGCTGCTGTCAGCATGTTGTGTTGGGGGCGGGGCATGCGGAGCGCAACGGCTCGTCTGGTTGCTGGACATTCAATCACTGTTCCaaaatgtttctttcttttttttcccaataggAGTTGGGAGAACAGATCGTCACACGCGTTGACGTGATTGCGCAATATAGTCCACTTGCAAAATGCGCAGTGtgggcccccccaaaaaaattatagaatTTTCtccctgtaaacatcattaagcatataagtTATACATATACTTAAGGcatgttgtaaaatgtctgaaatcctcttgtttatgtttaacaaatttaaaacatcataaatcatgcttttTCTACTAattactgtctcaaatgttcttcaacctcgatattataaatatagaATCGTAGCTGAGAAACGTTtgttgggaggagcaatatggcggcctcacgacttcaaaagtcttggcttatcggctatccagtaatttATACAGATCGGTGGTTGCACGCAAGTTCATATTTATGAACGTTCGATTTGTGTGTGCGCGaatgtatgtattttgtttCCCAGCCGTCCAGTGTGCGgtgattacatttaaaaacatactaCATGACAATTCTCACTTCACAAGTGATCCAGcattaaaaatgctaaatttaatGGCCGCCAGAGTTGTCTGGAGAAGCTATTCCTTCATCTTTAAAATCTCACAACTTCGTTTCCACCTTGAAATGCAACAGTATTGaatattaaaacacatttaaagcacacaaaaaagctGACTccttgtaaatgcttttaataagttaaacatttattattttccgtttaaaaaaaaaaaagtttactataAAGGGCACTTAATGAGAATCGATTGAGAAATGAGCAAGTTACAGCCTATGCTAAGTTACAGCCTATGCTATCTTCTTTACATTCCTTTTGACCTTTGCATTGTGAAATCAATGCTGACAAAATATACTGCACACTCAAAAACTCaaagaagtaaaacaaaaaaattatgctacttgtacacacatacatttaCCAGTCCTCAGTTATTTTGAGCGTCTATTTTCCTTTTGCCAGCTGGTCTTATGACCTTTTTGACTGACTGGCTGCGTACAAGGTCAAGTCCCGCGGTGACCCCGGCAGAGCGTCCAGCAGCGAGTCGACGTCTTCCCCCCAAGGTGACCTTGCGCCCGGTGGCGATGGCTCCGGACCTCGCAAACATCCGCAGGGCCGTGGCGATCTTCGACGGATTGTTCTGGATTTTATGAAAGGCTTTCACTGCGGCGGCTGCTGAGGAAGTGAGAGACTTGTCGCTCTTGACAATAGCTGACAGCTTCTGGCACATGGCTTCAAACTCCAACGCTGCAGCTTGATGCAAGGCTGGAAATCAATAACCAATCATCTTAGTGAAAATAACGGCGTCCACTTTTAACGAGTTTGGACTACTTGCCTTCTTCTGAAGCATCCTCCTGCACTAGTAGCACCTCCAAGTCTGCTTGTTCTGGCCAGCTATGACTGACAAGGACAAATGAACAATTAACACATTTGACTGGTGCATTTCGTTTCGAAGAACGTCACATTACACGTAGCAGTGATCGAGAGTTGGGCAGAAAGCTCCatttgcggcggcggcggcgccgacGACACAATCGGCCCCATGATCCTCCTCAAAATGGTACTCCACCACATCCAAAGGTGAACACGGCGCTTCGAAAAGTGACTCGGGCACTTGGATGTTGTGGTTGTGGTCATTGCAAATGCTCACCATTGTAGGAAAGATGGGCAGGTGAGAATCTGCGCTTCTGATGAGGAGACAGACAAAAAGCTTGTGATATCAAATATGTCATCATATTCACAGCAAAGTCCACTTACAGACTCTGCCTGCCTCTGCTCACTTGAGTGCGAAGTAGTGTGACGCTCATTTTAGCAGGACAGTCTGTGTTTTTGCTCTGGCCGAGCATTTTTACAGGACCCCGGGGTCTTGTTTTATGCTGGCATCTGTAGTCCACCTTTAAAGGACAACACAAGTAAATCAAATAGATGTCAGACTGCTGTTTTTCACGCCTTTCTGTCATCGACTGCTGTTGATATCCCTGGCCGACCACTTGCTATTTTTCAGGACATTCCacattgttgtgtttgtgcaatAGCTATGTAgacatatataaaataattatgatcAAAAAGCATGCGTTACCTTAAAGATAACTTTCTGGCCCTTAGTTGCATATGTTCGGTCCACCCTCCAGCCGACGGTGTGCAATTTCAGCCACAGCTGGATTTCATCTTTTGATGACAAGACCATCCGAAAAGTTGCCTCAAAGTCAACGTGATCATCGGTCTCTCTGATGAGGTCAAAATCGCAGACGTGATAATCATAGTTTTCTGGCAGATAGTCCTATGAAACACGAGGGAAAATTTGAAACAAGACAAGACTAGTGCGTTTGggtttgaaaatctggtcactaTATCACTGCAATATAAAGTAGATGAGATGTACCTTTAAGGCGGGAAAATCAGAAATATTCTTGCTAAGGTTGGTGCAAGTAAATCTTTTCTTGCCACAGGATCTTGAtcatgcaaaaagaaaaaaaagcaatggtTACTGTGCCGTGACCGACAAATCTCCTGCTAGCTTTATTTTACCGTGAACGGCAGGCAGCGATACGCACTTTGCGTCTTTTGAAATGCAGCAATCACGTCTCCTATTTCTTTAAATACGGGAAGTTGTTAagtgttcaattcttcaataaacacgtGAAACTTCTCGTGTAAAACTCCCGACTGGCTGCAAGAAAtcgttgttttttggggggtagcaggcaaaggactacattttcAAACTGTTCCAGCTTCTCTTTTCTCTCCCAAGTCGGTGCCAGAAGTTTAAACGCAGGAATAAAAGTAATTTCTTACCCTTTCAAGGTAATTCCACTCAGTCTGTTTACGCCTGGTTTACGATTTGGAGAAACTGGCAGCTGCATGACTTCGGGCTCGCGGTACTTCCTGCGGAAGTTGGGGATACCGGAAGTAAGCCCACTCGTGTTCTAGGCAGGGAACGCCCCACTGCTATAGGATTGGCTGCTGCATTCTTGCAGTACACAACCCATTGTAAATTGAAATTGTTGTTTCTTCAGTTAGAAGGGGCATCATTACGTTAGTGGACTGTAAATTGTATTGTAGGCTGAAGCTGCATCTGCGCGTAAGATTCCACCTCCACAAAATGGTTCATCTCGTGAGGCTGGGCTTTCTGTGCCCACTACCCCCTCTGGTGGCCAAAAGCTTTATTGCCATTTAAACTCGTGTTtaagtttttaaatttttttgcaagTCTTGAGTTGTACGGAGTCCGCCAGTGGCCTTAAGAGTGGTAAGTGTCCGTTTGGGAATAAGAATTATGAAATCAAACACCATTATTTGATTTTGGTGTGTTCAATCGCGTGTAATGCTTTGCCATATCGTCactctcttaaaataattgccgaagcccccccccccccaccaaattATTTCTGAAATTAAACACCATTATTAGATTTTGTTGTGTTCAATCACGTAATGCTTTGctatatcgtcaccctcttaaaataactgccgacgttttttttgttgggccaggccaaattattttttgcctaaatcatcataatgcaaaatgttttttttttgtttcctgaaatATCAaatttaggcgattattttaaggcaTCAATATGTACCTGCTTTTCCCAGTACTGAGGGCATTAACAATTACCAGTATACCCTTAACagtatttcaataaaaaaaaacaccccaccccccaccctatTACTGGCGTCAATAAACCATTGAACCCTTGATGCATTTATGCCATTAGTATTGTATGTGggtagaaaatatataaaataataaaataaaaaatatttgtatcctGACTGCCCACCACCAGTAATCCAGAACACTTGTTTTAAAAGTAACGTATGCCCAGATTTCAATGGCATTCAAATGACTGAACCAAACGTAATCTGTCaaatctcaatgcctttattCCGTTGTTGCGTCAGTGGTACAATGCTTTGAAAACATGCATCCACTTGGAAGTGTGCACGACATTGGGAATGTTCTTCACAGAGACTAACAATATGACAATGTGTGGTGTGTTGCATCGCTTACACAAAGTTTCTGGTTAAACATGGAAATAATAAAGAAACATTAACAaaaggtaaaaaacaaaacaaaaaatgcattgaaacacattcataaaatagaaaatgttttggTCGAGCCTCTCCTGCTCTTTTCAGAGGCCGTGGAATGTGATTGTCTGACGTTGAAGCAGGAACAGAAATCAATTTAAGACTGAGAAATCCTCATTAAAAAATCTTCACGTAaactcttccttccttcctgtga
Protein-coding sequences here:
- the LOC144035186 gene encoding uncharacterized protein LOC144035186 isoform X2, whose protein sequence is MVLSSKDEIQLWLKLHTVGWRVDRTYATKGQKVIFKVDYRCQHKTRPRGPVKMLGQSKNTDCPAKMSVTLLRTQVSRGRQSLSADSHLPIFPTMVSICNDHNHNIQVPESLFEAPCSPLDVVEYHFEEDHGADCVVGAAAAANGAFCPTLDHCYVHSWPEQADLEVLLVQEDASEEALHQAAALEFEAMCQKLSAIVKSDKSLTSSAAAAVKAFHKIQNNPSKIATALRMFARSGAIATGRKVTLGGRRRLAAGRSAGVTAGLDLVRSQSVKKVIRPAGKRKIDAQNN
- the LOC144035186 gene encoding uncharacterized protein LOC144035186 isoform X1, whose product is MQLPVSPNRKPGVNRLSGITLKGSCGKKRFTCTNLSKNISDFPALKDYLPENYDYHVCDFDLIRETDDHVDFEATFRMVLSSKDEIQLWLKLHTVGWRVDRTYATKGQKVIFKVDYRCQHKTRPRGPVKMLGQSKNTDCPAKMSVTLLRTQVSRGRQSLSADSHLPIFPTMVSICNDHNHNIQVPESLFEAPCSPLDVVEYHFEEDHGADCVVGAAAAANGAFCPTLDHCYVHSWPEQADLEVLLVQEDASEEALHQAAALEFEAMCQKLSAIVKSDKSLTSSAAAAVKAFHKIQNNPSKIATALRMFARSGAIATGRKVTLGGRRRLAAGRSAGVTAGLDLVRSQSVKKVIRPAGKRKIDAQNN